The Hemicordylus capensis ecotype Gifberg chromosome 5, rHemCap1.1.pri, whole genome shotgun sequence nucleotide sequence gcagctcccagcaatTCACACGTACAGCAAagattgggcttggctgcctaagcccagtctttgctgtgcatgtgaacagttTCATAGAGTGCAAATCTCAAATCAAAATGGGGCTCTGTTTGTAAAAGGAGGTTATGCGCACTTTGAATTAGGACTACTTTTATTTGAACACATTTTCATACCACTTGTTTTGAATACTCTCTGTAGTGTTTGCCTCTTTTCTCAGCACAATTAGCAACTAAAGTGAGAGAATCAGGATTTTCTGCAGATGGGGCTGTTTTTACATAGCTACCCTAACATATTGCGGGTGCTTTGGGCCAGACCATtaatccatttcccccctcttctggCTACAGGTCCAACAAGGAGAGAGAGATAATGCTGAAGCTGTTACAGATGATTATAAAAAGATGGGAACTCTCTTTGGTGAACTCAACAAAAGTCTCATCAGCATAGGCTTCACAAGGATGTATTTTGGAGAACGGATTGTGGAACCTGTAATAATCATGTTCTTCTGGATTATGCTCTGGTTCCTTGGTTTACAAGCTCTTGGACTAGTTGCGGTTCTGTGCCTTGTCATTATTTATGTGCAACAATAAAGTATGGATGGCAGTTGAAGAGCTATATCGTATCTTGGTGGATTTATGTACTTAGCCAAACGAGAATGATATACTAAAAGCTGCTGTGCTGAACATTATGTGGTCATTTAACTTGTGCTCTTTCTTTTCAAGCTGCCATTATCTTTGAAATGTAAAAAGAAGCAAAAATGTCTAAGGTCTCCTGAATAAATGGGTAGGGTATCTTAGTATGGGGCAGAGGGACACAGTCCTTTGAATGAAAAATAGCTATTGAACTGATGTAGGTCCTGTTGAATCCAGATCTGAGAAGACTCTGAGATAACAAATCTGTAAAAATAGATCAACAGCTATTTTATATTTAAGCTTTCAAATCACTTTTGTATTGGGAACTAATCTTTAAAAGGCCAATTTGTATGCTTCATGATTTTATACCATCCTATTAATCTCTTTGCAAACTTCTTCAGCTTAAATTATAATATAGTTCTGTTTCTGTATCTAAATTATTGTGTATGTACATATGCAAGTTTGTGTATGACAGATTGATATCACTAatattttgtatgtgtgtatataaggTAAATGTCACTTTGGAATTTGCAGGTAAGAAGCTAATATTCTCAAgtcatgttgttgttgctgtgtcTTCACACTTTTAAGGAAGTGTAATTTGCCAGTGGACAAAATATGTCTTCTGGTTTTATTGTAATGGCTTCCTAACTCACTGCATTTTGATTCTGAAACTTTTTCATATGTACAAGCACAGCAGATTTTGATACTAGAAAAATTACACAAAATACCGTGGCAAAgttaatttcaaaaattcataatgACCTAAAATGCTCCTGCTGCTACCAAACTTAAGCAGAAATGGAAAACTAATCGCAGGACTTTCATTGATGCTGCTGCCAACATGAGCAGTGTCCAGGTCCATCAAGAACCATGAGAAATGTAGCCTGGTTCCTGGCTGGTACAAAACAGCTTTGTTTCTTCTCACAGGTTGTGCTTTTC carries:
- the FAM241A gene encoding uncharacterized protein FAM241A, translating into MGSTEELLLPAAECVFEKERELAPSLPSLGGRAGARHRQQLRQEPPEEEEEQQQQQQQVQQGERDNAEAVTDDYKKMGTLFGELNKSLISIGFTRMYFGERIVEPVIIMFFWIMLWFLGLQALGLVAVLCLVIIYVQQ